cagcttcactaggaaaataagcaacttctatgtatggacctgctgccctcgtcttctatgcctgcgGGCGTCCCTGGCGCGGAGACCACGCGCGCACATAGCAGGGCGGGAGCGTGGCTCCCTTTTGTGGCCGCCGGCGAACTCGTGAAGGAGCCCGACGGTGCCATCTTAGTTCTTAAGATAAGTGAAAAGCGTCCTACTGATCTTAGGGTTGGAGATTGTTACCGGATTTGGATAATTTGCATTCCTAGGGTTTGGATTTGGGCAAAAACTGGAGTTTAGTGTTGAAGTTGATTCGACTCCCCTCCTTCTCGGTGCTTAAGCGAAACCCTATATTCTGATTTGTCTTAAAGGACTTTGAATCGGACAAATCCAAGGCTATTTAGATCTTAACCAAACACtaattaggtcttagggttcaagAATTAGGCTAAGTGGCTTCTTGGATACCAATTCTTAGAACTTATACTTAGACAAGATCTTCATTAACCTAATTATAGGAACGCCTAAACCGAAATTAGCACTTAATTAGGACTTTAATCAATCTTACTTGCTGCCGGCGTGCGTTGTCGTCGTGGTCGTGCGGGCGTCATCGTCGTGGTGccgtgcgggcgcggcgggcggtgttcgtggcgcggccggcgcggcggACGAATGCGGGCGTGGCGGGAGGGACGCGCCGGCGTGCGGCCGGCGGGAGGCGTGCGGGCGCGTGCGGCAGCGAGGCGGGCAGGCAGACAGAGGGAGGGCAGTGGCTCGCGGGCGATATGTACCTAGGACTGTCGCGCTGTGGGctatggcgcgtcagtgccgtGCCAAGATCGTTGGCGCGGTAGACTCTgctacgtcaccggtcagcgccccgatcgtcgccacgtcacccctctcgccgcgccaccatgcatggtggcaataggcgcggccaaaagtgttagttttggaaaaaaaattaaacagtgttagatttaaaattagtttaaaaaagtgttaaaaataaaaaaaatcctccCAGCATTATTGATAAGACATCAGAGGCCTTAACCTATCTAATAACTAACTAAATATTGAGATCATTGCATGATATATTGCAAAATTGTGCCTATGGTATGTACGCGTTTGAAGCTCAGTATTGTCTGCAATGACCTTGGTTATTCAAAACTAAATGCTCTTAGATTAACCATGCAATGTCTCGGTATTTACGTTTGAAGCTCTTAGAAGAATCTGAGTAGACGCGTATGTCTAAATTCTGGCTCTGTCCTTGTTCACGTTCCATTCAGCTAGCCAACTGAGCCGACTAAAGAATAGGATCCGAGATCTCAAACTAATGGTGCCCGATTTGGCGAAACCATTGCATTGATGTTAGGATGATGTTCATGGGATGAAGTGTTATTTTTTTAACTCTACCAAAAGATTGATTTTGTCTGACCGCTTGTAGCAAAATTTTAGATATGTTTTTTTATCTCTGTTTTTAATGGGAagacaaatttttaatttttcccTAATATATACTCTCCCCGTTCCAAAATAAGATGCTTTgatatttctagatacataattttttttgacgaatctagatacataatttttgtTATGAACTTATATActatatttagatacatagcaaaaataatatatctaaaaAAGCTAAAATATCTTATAGTTTATAATAGAGGGAGTAACTGATAAGCTTATTTGACTAGGAAAAAACATATAAAATAGTTTTTTATCTTTAATTTATCATTACGTGACACTTCGAATACCAATGTATTTATGCATGTTTTGTACTCTAATCTTGCATATGTTTTGATTAATTGGTAGCCAAAGTTGATTAAGTTTGACTTTCCTTTAATCTGATAAGTTATCATTTATAGGTGGAGAGAATATTTACTAAGAAATACCCCTCCGTCCATAAAAGAACGTAATTCTCGTTTCTCGAGGAGTCAATCAGTCTCaactttgaccaaaattatataaaaaatatgaacattcataatgcaaaattagtatcattagattagtcataaaatatattttcataataaatttatttggagacataaatattaatactatttgctATAAACTTAGTCACACTTGAGCTACTTTGATCGACACGGATCCTATAATTGCATTCTTATCTGGACATAGGGAGTAACTTGTTCGGCCTTCAATTCGATGAACGAGTGCTAGGACTAGGAGGTAGAATTTTGTGCCAAGCTCAGTGGTCTAGGCGCACTGCGCATGAACAACTGCTTGAGCCTTGGGGTGCTGCTCTACTCGTACGGTCGAACCGGGAGCGGAGCAAAATCCCGAAAACAAAACTGAAAAAAACGGAGCCCCGGGCGAGTCGGCAGCGACCAAACAAATGGAGCCGAGGTGGACTCGGACAACACATCGGATCGGACCCTGGAAAAGGAGGACAAGGACGGACTCGAGAGTCCTCACTCCTCAACACGGACGGCCACGCAAGGCCGCGTCGCACCCAGGCCAATAAAAACGGCACCTGCCCGGCTGCCCGCTACGCCGTCGCATCATCAAACCAAAGCTGAAAGTTGTTCAGCTCCGTCGGCCAATTGACGAGATGGGGCGCATTAAACACGCGGCGACGCTTCTACTCGCCGTCGGCCTCGCGCTCCTGCTCCCGGCGTCGCTCTGCGCCGCCGAGCCGATCAAGACCACGCCCACGCTCTGGAGCTTCCACTTGCCGCTGCCCGACGGTGTCACCGGCGCCGAGAGCCTCGCCTTCGACCGCCGCGGCCAGGGCCCCTACGCCGGCGTCTCCGACGGTCGCGTCCTCAAGTGGGGCGGCAGCGCCCTCGGCTGGACCACGTTCGCCCACAGCGCAAACTACCGGAAGATCCCCCTGTGCACGGCGTCCGTGGTGCCGTCGGAGCAGACGGAGAGTATGTGCGGCCGCCCGCTTGGGCTGCAGTTCTTCGCCATGACCGGCGATCTCTACATCGCCGACGCATACATGGGGCTCATGAAGGTCGGACCTAACGGCGGCGAGGCACAGGTGCTGGCGACCCAATCGGACGGCATGCCGTTCCACTTCGTCAACGGGCTCGACGTCGACCAGGCCACCGGCGACGTATACTTCACCGACAGCAGCGCCACCTACCCGCGCAGGTTCAACACGGAGATCATGATGAACGCCGACGCGACGGGGCGGCTGCTCAGGTACGACGCGCGGACGAAGCAAGTCACCGTGCTCAAGGCCGACCTGCCGTACCCCAACGGCGTGGCGGTCAGCGCCGACAGGACGCATGTGGTGGTGGCGCACACCGTTCCGTGCCAGGCGTTCAGGTACTGGCTCAAGGGCCCCAAGGCCGGCCAGTACGAGCTCCTCGCCGACCTGCCTGGGTACCCTGATAACGTGAGGCGCGACGCCAGGGGCGGCTACTGGGTAGCCCTGAACCAGGAGAAGGCGCGGCTCGACGCGACGGCGCCTCCAGCAAAACATCTCGTTGGCGTCCGCCTTGGCGTAGATGGTGCGGCGGTGGAGGAGCTGACGGCGGGAAAGGGCGTGACCCTGAGCGACGTCTCCGAGAAGGACGGGCAGCTGTGGTTAGGATCGGTAGAATTGGCCTACGTGAGCCTAGTTTAGAACTTTAGATAGTAgctatagttttttttttaaagaaatacCCTAGTATTCGGATTAGACAGTAACGCTTTAGTTAGACTGTATTCcatttaaataaatattattattttttatacttAGCGAAGGCTTCTTATATACAAACTTGTTTTATAATGTTATGGTTTATATAAGCTAGAATTTCATGTTTTATTTggattttttttgcttttgtgcTATTTTTTGAAACCTTTTTGCTTTTGTGTTATGTCCAAGTTAATCCGTAGAGGGACATAACCATGACACAGAATAATATTATATTTTTGGCATGACATGCATAATTGTGGATTGCTTGACTTACGAAGTTAGGATATCAATTAACTGGTATGTGGACTCGCTGATAAATAACGTTTTCACGGAAGTTACAGACAAATACACACCTGCATACATACGCGATGTTACCAACAACCACTCAAACTATTTTCTAACTATAAAATTTCATCTAAAGGTTGTAATTACGAGGGGTCGGTCACTAGTCGATGGCATACCACACGTTATTGTTTTTTTTAACACAGGAAAGAGTTTATATTTCAATCATGAGCGTGATTACAATCATAGTCCAAGGCTGCCGATGCACAGGTCGGGACACCTTCAGACATAAAACAAGAAGAAAACACTCTCCTGCT
The nucleotide sequence above comes from Miscanthus floridulus cultivar M001 chromosome 18, ASM1932011v1, whole genome shotgun sequence. Encoded proteins:
- the LOC136524806 gene encoding protein STRICTOSIDINE SYNTHASE-LIKE 10-like, with the protein product MGRIKHAATLLLAVGLALLLPASLCAAEPIKTTPTLWSFHLPLPDGVTGAESLAFDRRGQGPYAGVSDGRVLKWGGSALGWTTFAHSANYRKIPLCTASVVPSEQTESMCGRPLGLQFFAMTGDLYIADAYMGLMKVGPNGGEAQVLATQSDGMPFHFVNGLDVDQATGDVYFTDSSATYPRRFNTEIMMNADATGRLLRYDARTKQVTVLKADLPYPNGVAVSADRTHVVVAHTVPCQAFRYWLKGPKAGQYELLADLPGYPDNVRRDARGGYWVALNQEKARLDATAPPAKHLVGVRLGVDGAAVEELTAGKGVTLSDVSEKDGQLWLGSVELAYVSLV